Part of the Candoia aspera isolate rCanAsp1 chromosome 1, rCanAsp1.hap2, whole genome shotgun sequence genome, AAGCTGATGACGTGCTGTAGATTCCGAGGTCCACAGTTTCTTAAATGAGATGAAAGGAATCAGTCTCTTGGGGCATCGTGAGGTGTGGGTGGGTGATGGGTGGGGAAGGGCTCTGGCAGGGAGAGGCAACAGGGATATTCATTCTGTGTTTCCACTGTCAAAGTTGTGACACTGCAGGTCTCCAGCTACGTAATCAGTTCCTGGCAGCTTCAATCCATACTTGTCCACACACCAGCACAGCCCACGTTTTCGGCCCCGAGATGGTTTGCACtagaggggaaagggaaaggatcAACAGTGAGAAGGAGGACAGCTGGGATTGCCACTTCTAACACCTTGTTCATTTTGCAGGAAATTAATCTGAACTTGCAATTTATCATCAAGATATGAGGAGGATGGAAATATAAATCTGACTGGTTACTTAGATCAGCAGTACAGGTCCTATGGAAGATTCCCCCACTGCCAGAAATTCAATTATTTGGTATGTAGGAGAGGGCTATGGAATGCACTCCTGAGGAGTTGCCTCTGGCCTCCCCTCTTGCATAGGGGCAAAGATATCCTGTCTGGAACCTTGCCATATACAGCATTTGCAGTGATTCTGGATCTAAAATGTACCCCTGTCTCCCCATGGTATTCTATAGCCCTCCCGCAGCTGAATGACTTTAACTTCTGTCTCAGCTATGGCCCATGATGCATCACTCCAAGAATAGCTGTAAGACAAGAGGTTTCCCATGTGTGGGAACTCAAACTTTGTGTCTGGATTGATGATGAAAAAATAGTGTCAATTTGTCCCTGCTCCTTATCTGCAAAGCATATATTCTTAGTTTGAGTCCAGCAGGAAATAATACCTGTTTCCTTTTATAGAAACCTTTCCTGTCACAGTTGGGAAGATGGACAGCACGAGGGATCATTCGCTGGCTAGATTTGAGCTCCTGCAATGATGCTTCCATCTGCCGACGGCAGGGGCCCTGAAAATGGGAAGCAACAACAGAAAGGTTGGTTAAGGAATACTAAGAAAGTCCAGGCTAAAGTAGATGAACACTGAGCTTCCAAGTTGGGGCCAGATTAACAAGAACCTCACAGGGATGGTATCTCATAGGGATACCAGCCTTGGGAATGGTTCAGTTTATCTGAGTGTGAAGAGTAGTATGATTCTTTAAACTTAtcggctgcccaactccagtggacgcTGGGAGgcatacaaaacaagaaaaaacataaaaacagctaaaaacataaaatcagacagtccagactaaaataatctgagaaacaacaaaatgaacaaaacaaaacaggagcctTAAACAAATAGTAAACATCAACCACAGGCCTGGgaccagagccaggttttcaagtctttccggaaccccaggagagagggtgccattCAGAGCGcgggggccacaacagagaaggcccgcttcctaggtcccacaaaatggcaatatttaatggaggggacctgaagtgcacccactctgctggaacacaCTGGGCGGGTAGAAATGATTGGAGATAAGCTGTCTCTCAGGCATCCAGGCTctgtgccatacagggctttacagctaacaaccagcaccttgaattgcactcagaagccaactggcagccaatacagttcacatagcagtggtgacaccTGGGCACACTGAGGGGCACCCATGACAGCTTGggtcactgcattttgaaccagctgtagcttccaggtggtatttgagggcagccccaggtagagcacattgcaataatccaattatgaggtgaccaaagcatgaatgactgaagggcctcccaatcatggaaagggtgcaactggtgcacaagatgatcctgtgcaaaggccctcctggccacagtaaGCCACCTGCtctattgccttttccaaatttgttgaaAGATTATGATTGTTCCTTTGTCACATAAGCAGTAAGAGCCTCCCTCTTGTGTGGCTACTGCAGACATGATCAATGAGCCCCATTGGTTTAAGTTATGAAAAAACAGGGATCCAAACAAATTCCTCTGAATGAAAATCCAAATTGAGTTAATATTTCAGCATTTTTAGCAGGAACAAAATTACAGAAACTTTCTGATAGTGTCTCTTCAGATCATAGAAAGGTtactggagaaagcaagagagagagaaagctctcAAATTGACGTGCATCTATAAAATGGAAATTTTCATCTGAAATTTGGCAGGTCTGATAACCTCATAGAAGCTTGACAATGCATTGTTTGGATGGAAGACATGTATAGGAATGCCAATTAGAACCCTGGTTGGTTCCCCCACTTAAGTCAAtggaaacaatgaaaacaaattgagaaaaatgaaacaaaacttttGAAGTGAAAACATCAGGAAAAAATGGAATCACTGCTGATTCATGTTCAGACTgttttctctgtagtggcccccgccatctggaacatcttgcccctggaggtgaggcaggccccttcactcctgaccttccagaaggccttgaaaacttggttctgccatctcgcctggggcgggaaagtgggtaaccattcttgggggtggctcacaccctagaggccctcccaccagcttggaattttacaccctcttggattttacatttatttattgcattttataataattgtaatgggtctggttttatgagattttaacatttctgactggagtttgattttattgtaaaccgcccagagtccctcttttgggggagatgggcggtaattaaatttgaataataaataataaataaatagcttttgtTTCTCCTTATTAAATGACATCATGCTCCTCTCAGCCCAGTCTTCCAACCTGTCCAGATTAGACTGCAATCTTGTTCTGTCATTCTGGTATTGGCCAAAATGTTGCTCTTGTTCTGGTATTAGCCAGAcctcccaattttgtgtcatccacAAATTTGATAAGCAGCCCACCAATCCTATTGTCTAGGTCATTAATGAAAAGGTAGAACAACACTGGCCCCAAAATGGTTCTGGTTACTGTTTCCCACTCAGTGTTGAGCCTTTAATACTGCCTCACTGGGTGCACACATAGTGTTTGATGCTGCCTCACCTATGTCTCCCACATAGCGTTCCAAGCTCCTCTGTGTAATGGCCTCCACTCAAAGTAAAGGTAGCAggaatatgagagagagaaaggcaagagagaaagatactgaaaaaggaaaatatctgTCTTAGAGGTCTAGGAAGGGCTGCTCTTACCAATTCAAATTCTGGTCTTAGCTCAGGAGCAGCAACTCGAGGGTGTGCGGTATTTTCTGCCCCACCCACAATCTTAGACAAAGTCATCTTCTTCTTGCGGTCTTTCTTCACTGCCTCTGCCTTCAACTCTGAGAAGCGCCCAAGCCCCTTGTTTCTATACAGCTTGGATGAATAGGTCTCCTCAGCCATCTCAGAAGTGGTTGGTTCTTCGTGCTCCCGGGATTCCCTTTCTAGATGGGAAAAACAAGAAAGAACATTTTCTAACCATGTTTGGACCTGTCATCATGTTCATCAGTGTATCTGATCCCGGCTATTACAAGAACAGGCACAAGATCCAGAAAATTCAGTATCTGTAATTGGGCAACAAGCACAACCGACATTCTTTCCACATCACATCTTTAGCAAAATCTGACATCCAACCAGGCAGTTGAAGGACTCTCAAATACAAACCCAGTTTGAAAATAAGCAACTATGGAAAgacaaaggagaggaaagaagcaTCAGATACTTGGATCCCCTGGTGGCAACCCCTCACTGTGCTGAGACATACTTTATTAGTGTTTAAAATTGTAGGCGTCCTCCCCACAGCCCCAATTGCATTTTTATGTAAAAAGTGTAATATGCCTCTTTGGGGGTGATGCCTCtcctctttttgttgttgttgtttgaaatCCTTTAGAGCAACCTAAATACATCCAAATTTTATTAGTATATAACTTTCTGCATTTAccatatttattcaaaagcagTGGGCCTCACTCAAACTCAGACATGAACTTGAAGCCTCACAGGCAGAGATTTATGGACCCAGCTTTTGATAAGAGAGTTTTATTGCAGATACTAGAGAATCTGTAAGTAACAAAGACAATTGTTAGACTCAAGACACATACACAGCAGACCAAAGGTTAGCTGTAGGCCTTTTTCTCCTGCCTGTGCATTGTGACACACTGAGATCCATTCTTTTCTGCAATTGATGCCTGTGCACTGTTATTGTGATGGACCTGTTCTGATCCCCATCTCTTTGCTTCTAACTCTGCCCATTCTAGACCTCAAAAAAAGGAAGGGGACTTTTCATTTAAGACTCTTAAACCAGGGCTGCCATTGCTAAATTTTTAATGATGATTCTTCCATTTTAAAGGCAAATTATGGGGTGGGGCTGGGTGAGAGAGAGCTAGTTTTCCTTTCAGGGAAGGATCACATTATGCTACAAACTTTTAAAGGCTACAGTCCAGTACATAGCCTGCTGTGT contains:
- the IGFBP5 gene encoding insulin-like growth factor-binding protein 5; protein product: MFLMQALLLSLCLGLSQGLGSFVHCEPCDEKALSMCPPSPVGCELVKEPGCGCCMTCALAEGQSCGVYTERCAQGLRCLPRQGEEKPLHALLHGRGVCLNEKSYREQAKNERESREHEEPTTSEMAEETYSSKLYRNKGLGRFSELKAEAVKKDRKKKMTLSKIVGGAENTAHPRVAAPELRPEFELGPCRRQMEASLQELKSSQRMIPRAVHLPNCDRKGFYKRKQCKPSRGRKRGLCWCVDKYGLKLPGTDYVAGDLQCHNFDSGNTE